CTAATCAGGGAAAATCCCACGAAGCCCCCGAAAAATTACAACGTGAATTTTGCCGAAGGCAGCCTGGATGTGGATTCCTATGCGTACTGGACGATAATACTGGCTTCGATATCCAAGCATAAAAACGCAAAAATACGCATAAGAAAAGAGGCTGCGGAATTCTCCAGGATTTCCGGGTTCTGAGCAAAAGCGCGACAGGAAAATGTTATTATATCTGGAAAAAGAGAGTATATTTGTGATAAGATGGCATACGCCCATAAAGGGAAAAGAGCAACAACAGAGGATAAATTGCTCAGGACAGAGCTTGGATCCAGCCTAGAAAGTGCCAGGGTCATAGCAAGCATCACCAGGGAAAGCCTTGCAAATAGCGCAGGCATAAACCAGGAAACTGTCAGAAGGGTGGAAGTTGGCGAGGCCATGCCAAAGGACAAGACATTTTTTGCAATGCTTAACGTACTAAAGGAAAAAATACCGAAGGAAAAATACAACAGGTTAATCGAGATGTTCTCCACAAAGGGCGTAAGCGCAGGCACAAGGGCAGAGGTGGATTTTCCCACCGTCATGCAGTCCAAGCCAATGTGCGACCTGCTGAACTTGCTGGAGTCGCATTTTGAGCCGGACGAAATAGACAGGATAGCGCATGCATGGACAAGGGACATGGCAAGGCATGGGCTTCTAAGGAAAGACGAGTGATACGAAAGCCTTAATAATGTGCCGTGAATTGTTTTCATAATGCCAATAACCGTCCAGAAACACGCGGAATCCGGGAACAAGTTATTGCTAAGGACAAACGGAAGCGCGGCTGCGGATCCGTTCTTTGCGCTAAGGGAGACAAGGGGCCCGCTACTCATATACAAAGACGAGTTCAGGCACGAGCTTTTTAATTATCTGGAGGTGGGAAGGCACAACACCGATTCCTACGATAGTATAAGCCAAGGGAAACTTAACGAAATAGCGGACTCCCTTACCCTGGAGTACCTGACAACCTCGCCAATAGTCATGAGCAAGATACTGAAAATGTACTCCAAAGGGGGCGAGGACAAGGAAACCGCAAAGGGGTACATGGGATGGATCTACAAGTACTCACCGAACGGCAAGGCGAATGCAATAGGGCTTTTCATAGCAGTCAGAAATTCAAGCGAGGAGGACGTAGTTTCAATGGATGGGTACACGGCGTCAAACATCTACAGGAAAGGGCTCATGCAGATGGGCGTGGCCGAATCCTGTGCAAGGAAGCTAACCAATACGGTAATTGAGGGAAGGATAAGGTCCGATAACAAAATAGCCCCACCATAAATGTAGGGCATGGCCAATAAAGTAATGGCAACAATAAGAAAGATATTTAAATTCTATAATACATTATCCTTATCTAAAGCCTATATAATTCGGAAGTTGATATAATCTGAAGGGCAGAATCTTGATGGATATACGCACAAAGAGTCAAAAGTCTAATCTCTAGTCTTAGTGTTTTTATGCAGGAGAATTACGATATTATCGTTGCAGGAGCGGGGCTTTCGGGTTCCCTAGCAGCGGCCATGGCCGCAAAGAATGGCGCGAAAGTCATACTTTTGGACAGGAACAAGGAGGAAGTAGTGGGCAAAAAGACCAACTGGGGATGGACCTGCGGGGATGCCGTTGCCGACTCCCACCTGAAATACATAAAATCGAAGGTGGATCTCGGCTTCTCGGAACCGGAATTGGACCTGAAAGTCGATGGGGTAGTGGCATTTTCGCCTGACTTCAAGAGCAGGTACCTCTTTGACGGTGAGGGATACACGCTTGACAGGCCGGCATTCGAGCGCAAGCTGCTCAAGCATGCGCTGAAAGAGGGCTCAGAATACGAATCGGAGTTTGAAGTGGAAGGGCCCATAATGGAAAACAATTTCATGGTAGGGATTTTCGGAAAGGACAAAAACAAGGAGCACAAGGAGATAAGGGCAAAGGTGGTCATAGACGCATTGGGGATCGCGACTACCCTCAGGAGGAAAATTCCGGAGAACCCTTATGTTGACAGGGAAGTGGACATAAACGACGTCGAATCCACCGGCAGGTTCATATACGAATTCGAGCTGGATCACGAGGACCTCAATTTTTACGATGAAAAGAATGCGATAATACACCTTAACCAGCACGTGGCCCCAGGAGGGTACGGCTGGGTGTTCCCGAAGAGCAAAAACAAGGTTAACATAGGCCTTGGCGTGCAAAGGAAGAGCCTCGAGCTCAGGAACCAGAAGCTTGGCAGGAACGATAATCTGCACATGCTCATAGACGAATACGTAAAGACCAACCCCGTCCTGAAGAACCTCAAGCTTTACAATGCCGACAACAACGGCAAGGGGTACTGGTCGGTTGCAGTGAGGAGGCAATTGCCCAGCCTTGTATTCAACGGCTACATGGGGGCTGGAGACAGCATGGCGATGCCGAACCCCATAAGCGCGGGAGGCATAGGCCCGGCGCTCGTTGCAGGAATACTTGCAGGGGAGGATGCTGCGCTTGCCGTGCAGAATGGCGACACCAGCATAAACGGCCTGTGGAAGTACAACACAGACTTCAACGAGGAATACGGGAAGAAAACGGCCGGGCTTGAGGTATTCAGGGTATATCTGCAGTCGCTAAACAACGACCTGCTCAACTATGGCATGAAGATGTTCGTCTCGGCA
This window of the Candidatus Micrarchaeota archaeon genome carries:
- a CDS encoding helix-turn-helix transcriptional regulator, which translates into the protein MAYAHKGKRATTEDKLLRTELGSSLESARVIASITRESLANSAGINQETVRRVEVGEAMPKDKTFFAMLNVLKEKIPKEKYNRLIEMFSTKGVSAGTRAEVDFPTVMQSKPMCDLLNLLESHFEPDEIDRIAHAWTRDMARHGLLRKDE
- a CDS encoding NAD(P)/FAD-dependent oxidoreductase, which produces MQENYDIIVAGAGLSGSLAAAMAAKNGAKVILLDRNKEEVVGKKTNWGWTCGDAVADSHLKYIKSKVDLGFSEPELDLKVDGVVAFSPDFKSRYLFDGEGYTLDRPAFERKLLKHALKEGSEYESEFEVEGPIMENNFMVGIFGKDKNKEHKEIRAKVVIDALGIATTLRRKIPENPYVDREVDINDVESTGRFIYEFELDHEDLNFYDEKNAIIHLNQHVAPGGYGWVFPKSKNKVNIGLGVQRKSLELRNQKLGRNDNLHMLIDEYVKTNPVLKNLKLYNADNNGKGYWSVAVRRQLPSLVFNGYMGAGDSMAMPNPISAGGIGPALVAGILAGEDAALAVQNGDTSINGLWKYNTDFNEEYGKKTAGLEVFRVYLQSLNNDLLNYGMKMFVSAKDATDLGYGLIPELSIANKFKMILKGAENINAFSNLLYVVKKMKALNELYGRYPKSTEGFPEWRRAVDAEMEEAKSRFKPNPI